The following proteins are co-located in the Triticum aestivum cultivar Chinese Spring chromosome 1A, IWGSC CS RefSeq v2.1, whole genome shotgun sequence genome:
- the LOC123182390 gene encoding phosphatidate cytidylyltransferase, mitochondrial, whose product MEAAAGRGLDLAGSLRDLLPPVDFCCAYGSTLTHARPDGTSMVDYILGVADPLQWHSENLARNPTHYSSWMARRGPEAVTWLADRVGVGVYFNPFVEWGDKRIKYGVVAMKDLTADILTWDQFYLSGRLQKPVHVLVDNWDIRKVNTVNLKMAAAASLLLLPKEFTEHDLYAKICGLSYMGDIRMLFAEDKYKVKKIVDGSFQPFQLMYRPLIQEYISEGILKMSDYRQQKAFKQDCGVSATNELFSSLPRMIQRRLQGRFTSNSTEILTHIPTRTLVPSKEVAAASVRTALRRRVMVSSARQAACGLLASGGLVAARYLGKKMSKALSTRCLTFF is encoded by the exons atggaggcggcggccggaagGGGCCTGGACCTGGCCGGCTCGCTCCGGGACCTCCTCCCGCCGGTGGACTTCTGCTGCGCGTACGGCTCCACCCTCACCCACGCCCGCCCCGACGGCACCTCCATGGTCGACTACATCCTCGGCGTCGCCGACCCCCTCCAGTGGCACTCCGAG AACTTGGCGAGGAACCCCACACATTACTCTAGCTGGATGGCGCGCCGTGGCCCCGAAGCC GTCACTTGGCTCGCAgatcgtgtcggtgtcggggtctaCTTTAATCCCTTTGTCGAGTGGGGAGACAAG AGGATCAAGTATGGGGTGGTAGCGATGAAGGACCTGACGGCGGATATCTTGACCTGGGACCAGTTCTACCTAAGTGGCCGACTGCAAAAACCT GTCCATGTTCTTGTCGATAACTGGGATATAAGGAAGGTTAACACAGTTAATCTGAAAATGGCAGCTGCAGCTTCTCTGCTTCTTTTGCCAAAAGAATTCACAGAG CATGACCTATACGCAAAAATTTGCGGCCTATCTTATATGGGTGACATAAGGATGTTATTTGCCGAAGACAAATATAAG GTCAAGAAGATTGTGGACGGTAGTTTCCAGCCATTTCAATTGATGTACAGACCCCTGATACAGGAGTATATTTCTGAAGGGATACTGAAGATGTCAGATTACAGACAACAAAAGGCTTTCAAGCAG GACTGTGGTGTATCTGCAACGAATGAACTGTTCTCTTCTCTCCCGCGTATGATCCAAAGGAGACTGCAGGGAAGATTCACATCAAATAGCACAG AAATACTGACTCACATACCGACCCGCACGTTGGTTCCATCGAAAGAGGTGGCAGCGGCATCCGTCCGCACGGCTCTGAGGCGCCGCGTAATGGTTTCGAGCGCACGGCAAGCAGCTTGTGGGCTGCTCGCCTCTGGCGGCCTGGTCGCCGCGCGGTACCTGGGGAAGAAAATGTCCAAGGCCTTGAGCACCCGATGTTTGACTTTTTTTTAG